The following are from one region of the Lytechinus pictus isolate F3 Inbred chromosome 4, Lp3.0, whole genome shotgun sequence genome:
- the LOC135153968 gene encoding ubiquinone biosynthesis O-methyltransferase-like, with translation MNADKVELARKYDLISSVCIQSRLRDEALELTDFVENDDVLVVGCDSGRLCKMLSPFVNSVTGLDISHGLVEFARIENSGHNIRYFEEDAQTFGPLLTDWREKFDKILSMTALHWCFEKSVLKNIYQCLKPGGIVLLDFPAHSQIVSEWSPYGETCDVWIRKHPKWGQYLQVCMQHNNILQLIVSRIG, from the exons ATGAATGCTGACAAAGTAGAACTAGCACGGAAATATGATTTGATAAGTTCCGTTTGTATACAGAGTCGACTTCGTGATGAAGCTTTAGAATTGACCGATTTCGTTGAAAACGACGACGTACTCGTTGTTGGCTGTGATTCTGGAAGGCTTTGCAAAATGTTGTCTCCTTTTGTAAACTCAGTTACGG gCCTAGATATCTCTCACGGATTGGTGGAGTTCGCTAGAATTGAAAACTCAGGGCACAATATACGATACTTTGAAGAAGACGCGCAGACGTTTGGTCCTCTTCTTACCGACTGGCGGGAAAAGTTCGATAAAATTCTGAGCATGACAGCTCTTCATTGGTGCTTTGAAAAGAGCGTCTTAAAGAATATTTACCAGTGTCTTAAACCAGGAGGTATAGTCCTCCTtgatttccctgcacattcccAAATTGTTTCAGAATGGAGTCCCTACGGTGAAACTTGCGATGTATGGATCAGAAAACATCCAAAATGGGGGCAATATCTACAGGTATGTATGCAGCATAATAATATCCTACAGTTGATAGTTTCACGTATTGGCTAA